AGGCCTTGCAATAATCCGCAACTCTTTGCTCGTGGCATCGGTGGGACTGCAATCACAGTTCCCAAATGAATAGCTGTGAAATCCGCCAGATACCGTTAGCGTCTTAGTGCCCGTGAGGCTTGAACAAAGCGAACAATTGTTGTTGGTTAATGCGCTGCCAAGCGTTAGGTACATGTCGCCAGCGATCGAATCCAGGCTTAGCCGAGGTGAATAGCAAGGAAACTTGGCCGTTTCACCTAGCATCATTCGATAGGTATAGAAACTCGCTTCCATGTCCGGATCGACATAAAAGCCGTGCCGTCGTCCACCATGAAAGGTTGTTGATATAGCTTTCTCGTGAACGCGAGAGTTGGGGACAGTTCGGCTTTCCTTGTGGCCGTAATAGATCAGATTGGAGCCATGGCGACGGCGAGCCCACGCTGTATCATAACCTGGCTCCGGATCGCCAAAGGTTGTTGGATAATTCGGGCCGTCGACAAGATATGTAGGCGAGCCGCTGGCAACTCTCGTGAGCCGCTGGTTTCGGAGGGCACCCGAATAGTAGGCTTGCCCTTGCCAGTGGTAGTTGTCTGCGTCTAGATAGTCGAATACCAGTCCAGCAAATTTGGGTGTGCCTGCGCTTGAAGTGCCAGGCGTATAGGTGGCTTCAGGTGTAAAGGAATTGCTGCCATGTTGCGAACTATTTACCCCATAGCCATCTTTGAAAAGTGCGATGGCGGGCTCGCTATTTCCGTAATTGTTGCAGAATACGCCGTAGTCGAATCCACCGAAATCAAAGAAGGACCAGCTACCAGAAACGACTTCCAAGACGTCTGCAATATCATCGCCGACTTTAAAACGCTGGTAATTCGATTGAAAAATATCTAGGCCACTGGCACTTGCCAGAAGGCATTGGGTAGCTTCACCGCAACAACAATCTCGATACATCACTTGTGTCCTTATGTCACCGCATCGCAGCTGTGAATGTCTAGAAACTCCCAGCGGAACGTTGACGCATTCCAGAAGACTTTGCCTGTCATTGACGTAGCGGCATTGCCCCACAGGTTGTACGGGTCATGCCCTATTCCGCCGCCGCTGTAGTTGGAAAAAGTAAAGCTGGCCTGCTGTGCGGTCGTGTCACCCATGGCCTCGGTTAGTGAAACGTTGCGAATTACGTCTCCGGGATCATGCCCTATCTTCACCGCACATAGCTTGTCACCGGTGCCGGCCGGTTTGTAAAGAATTCGGGCCGTCCCATGCCTACTACTGGTAAGCTTCACGGAACTGCTGTTAAGAACTTCGGCGTGCGTGTCGTTAGCGTCGTTTATCTGAACGTTTGCAATCACCAGGCCGACTAGGCAGGCCCGCCCGATAGCTCCGTCGGCAATTGGTTCAAGCAATACGACAAACCGGCCGAGGTGGTCTGCTGTGGTTGGAGTCGTACCTTCAAAGGATGGGCGGTCGGCAAACTCGTTGGCGTTGTCGGATTCCGTTACCAGGATGCCGTCGATTCCAAGAACGCCGTGCCGATCGACGTTGCCACCACTGCCGTTGTAGATGTGAACGATTGTGGATTGTCGGCTGTATGCAAGTTCTTCGCCGCCAAGGTACGCTCGCCCGCCTTGGACCACATCGACGGCTTCGCCAATCGTGTTCCAGTCTCGCAGCTTGATGTCGGCCCGATCGCCGCGCCGTTTACGTTCTAATGGCATGGCTTAGGTTCCGATTCCAAGGTCGCCAAAGTCGGTGGATTCGTACACGTCTTCGACGTACACAGCGGTCGGCCGCCGCACTAATGCGTAGTTGGCGGCGTCCTTCTGTGCCGCGAAACGCACCCAGAGGTATTGGTGCCCCTTCTTGTCGATGCCGGTTATGTCGCCGATTTGCAGGCCGGTTTTGTTCTTCTCCATGGCAAAGCTGAAGGACAGGTCCCAATCGCCGCCGCCTCGCTGTTGACCGGAAACCCCCAGGAATAGCACCTCCCCCGCGGCCCACCCTTTGAATGGTGCGTCATTCACGGTGCCGGTGCGTTCGCTAAGCGTCTTCACGAAAGCGAGCGTTACCGCAGCCGCGGCCACCGTAGTCTTCACGGAGAAGCGAAACTGCGGCACGATGATATCGACCCCTTCGACTTTGTCGGGCTCGGTAACACCGATGGCCCCTTTGCAGTCGGGCGGGTTGGTGCCGTACCTGGTCGTGCCTAAGCTCGTGGTGATGTGCGTCTGACCGCCGCTGGTATCAAACGAGAATTCGGTAGGGTCGCCTGGCTGCTGGTCGTCCTTCGATTCGGGCGCGTCCGGATGCACGAAATTGAACGTGCAACGAAAGTAGCCCGGGCATATTTCGTCCAGGTCGATCGTCTCACGCAATAGGTTTGCGTCGTTGCCAGGTCCGTTGGTTTTGGCGTACGTCTCGGCTTCCAGGTGCGTAAGGTCAGTCGTGCCGATTGCCAGGTAGACAATTTGCGACGTGCTGTCCTTCGCTTTCGTGGCGCTATGCACTTTGCGAGAGTGCCAGATTTCTTTAAAGCTGTTAACGGTGCCCATGATTGGGCCTCGGTCGGTTGGTCGGTCCTTCTAGGCGACGGCAGGCCCGGTCGGCATTGGGCCCGCGGTCGTGGTTAGGTGAACTGCGGCATCTGAAGTCTTGCCAGGCGTTCGGACATCGTCTTGGTGTTCTCGGCCGTTTTCTCGCTGGCCTCGGCCGTGCGTTTATCAAGAGGTGAAGCTACCGCCGAGAATCGAGCTGCGGCGGCTCCGCTGAATGTGCCTACGATGCTACTTTGCGCCTGTTCGAGGTCTGGGTTGTTGTTGTCGAGTTGAGTCGAAATCTTCTTGCTTTCCTGGTCAGCTATAAGAGCATTCGCCGCCGCAACTGCTAGGGCACTGTCTAGCTCACCCAGTGCCTCTTGTAGTTTTGCCTGCATCTCTGCCGACTTGCGGTCGCTTGCTTGTTGGCGTGATTCCGCATTAGCGTTAATTGCAAGCTGTGCTCCGTCACCTGCCTCTAGGCTAAATTGGTCGATAGACTTTGCCGCATTTTGCAGTGACTCAATCCCGAGGAAGTCGCCGGCCGATTTCATCAGGCCGCCAATCTTGCTAAGCATCGCGGAGAAGATTTTCACCACGCCAAACCGCAGCTCGTCACAAACGCGTAGGCTCAAGTTCTTGAAACCGTCCCACAGTTTGGAAAGCTGACCAATGCCGGCGGCCCACGCTACCTTTAGCGACAACCAGAGAATGTTTGCGGCCCCTGCGATATCGCCAGCCCTAAGAGAGTTGGCGATTCCTTGAAATACGGCATTCGCCATCGTCCAAAGAAAACCGAATCTGTCGGATAGAAACGAAACCACCTTGCCGCCGATGCCGGAGAAGTAGAGCATCGCCGCCCCACCTGCAATAACAAGAGCGATCACCAGGCCGATTGGCGAAATGATGGCGGCCAGAACGCCCCCAAGGGCACCGACCACGACACCAGTTGACGAAATGATGGCACCGGTGGTAATTAGAGCGATACCAAGAGCAGACACGATAAAGCCAAGTCCCATTACCCCGGCGGCAACTAGGAAGATTGTCTGCAGAAGGCCCCGATTCTCTTTAACCCATTTCACAACTTGGGAGCCGATCTTCGCCGCGATATCTAAAAACATCGTCAGAGGACCGGCTACCGCCGCGCCTATTTGCTGCCAGGTTCCTTCCATGACACGCTTTAATCGGTTCATCGCATCAGTAAGATCCGCGGCTGCGGTAGCATCTTCACGGGTCATTGTGAAACCTAGATCCCTAGCCTCTTGCCGCAGGGCTTCTATGTCACCTTGCATTAGCGGTAACAGCTTGGTCCCGCTTTTGCCGAATATTTCCATCGCAACACCGGCCCGCCGCGTTGGATCTTCAATGGCCCCGATTCGCTTGGAGAGTTCCAGGAATTGTTCTTCCGGAGACATAGCCGCTAGTCGGTCAAAATTCACCCCGAGAGAAGCGAACGTATCGCTAAGCGTTGTCGAACCTCCTGCCGTGTCGGTAATCGCTCGCTGCATACGGGCGACCCCCTTTTCGAGTTCATCTAGATTCGAACCCGATTGCTCAGCCGCAAAGCCGAGTTCCGAAAGCGTCTCGGCACCGATGCCGGTTCGCAGAGACATTTTGTCGAGCTTGTCGCCAACGTCGGCCATATGCTTAGCAGCGGCCACAAACGGCGTCACGATCGCTGCCCCCGCGGCCGTCATGCCTGCCCCCACGTTAAGCACCTGGCGGCCGACAGCTTGAACCCCGGCCCCGAAAGCCTTCAACCTAGCCGCGCCTGTGTTGAGCCCTTTCTGGAGCATGTCGCGAACGAATAGTTCGATGTATGCGCCGCCAGCTCGAATATTACGACCGCTCATTAGCTCGCGTCCTCCCAGGCTTTCATAAGTTTGGGGTTGTGCGTTTCTTCGTTGAGTGCTGGCCCCATGTACTTTCGTTCTTCGTAGTGCTTCACCTCACCCGTTAAGCGGTCGACAATGTCGCCGCCGTGTTCCATCAGCTCGGGAACCGAATAGGGAGTTCGCATCCGTATAGAGCCCACAACCAGCGTCTTGTCGTCATGGTCGAGTGCAAACAGAATCGTGCGAAGGTTCGGTTCTGCTTTCGTCTTCGTTTTCGGCGGCTCGCCTGGTTGGCTAGTCCGCTTGGCTGGTCTCGTGTTGCGGCGGCCTGTTCGGCGAATATAGGCACCAATCTTTGACATGGCCCGCCGCTTCTTCTTGCTGATGGCACCAATGACAGCGGCCTTGTCGAAAAACCGGTTCATCAGCTTGTAGCCGATAGAGTTCTGGATTTTCGTCATGGTTTCCGTCTTGTAATTGCAGGAAGTTCGAGCGGTTGCGGTTTGGGCCCTTCGCCAAACCGCTTGCCAGTCCAGGCGTAGGCAACCGAGCCGATGGTGTCTCGGTTCACCGGAATGCCACCGGACCCTCCGGCATAAGCTGTGCGGTCGGCCAGCGGGTTAAAGTCGGAAGGTTTGAACGGTGTCGGCCGCCGCTTCGGGTCTCGGTTCGCGTTGGCGATTAAGCAGCAAAGGGTTGCAATTTGTCCCCAGCTAAGGCGAGCACGTGCCAGGTAGCCGTACCACAGCTCGGCAACCGTGTACTGGCCTAGCTCGCTTGGCTTTACTCCCAGAACGCCGGCCGCATCTTGGATCAGTCCCCACCAGGCGGCGGCACGCTGTTCAGGGCTATTGCTTTGTCGAGCGAGTTCTCCAGAGTCTGGAATTCCTTCTGGAAGGTCGCTTCCAGTAGTTGGTCCATCTTCGGCGATTCCGCCAGCGCCTGAGCATTCGCTAGTCTCGCCTTCTCCGCCTTCTTCATCTTCTGGAGGACTAGCCGCAGCGGCCCCCGCTTGTCCTCGCGGAAAAAAGCAATCAGGCTCTCGAAAAATGCCCACGTGGCAGCGTCCAAAGTCGTGTCGTCCATGGATTCCCAGAACGACTTGGCGGCCCCTTCGAGCACTTCCGGATGGTCGTTGCCCTTGGCTGCGTGTTCTTCGTGGTCAGCTTTGAAGTACTCGGCGGCCTGGTCTCGAATGAGTGCCCATATCAGATCGCAGAATTCCGCCGTATCCGCGGCTAAACGGTTGAAAAGGTCGCCATCTGCCGATGCGAAAAGGTCCAATCCGATTTCCCGCTTGAGCCGCGTTACCGTGTGGATGGTAATCTTGATTTCGTAGCTACGGTCGTTGTTGTCCTTGAACGACCGGTCGTTCGGCTGCGGCGGTTCGGGCTGTAGCATACTATTGGCTGGTTGCATCTTTCTTTTCCCTGGTTGCCAGGCGTCGGAGCGTTTGCCATCGCCGCCGAATCTGGTAACCTAATGAGTGGTCGGTCTGTCGGTTTTCTGATAGGCCACGAATGCCGCCGGCGGTCGGCAAAACTTAGCCGGCGGCATTCTCTTTTGGCCCTACGGGCATTCTGCTACTTGGCGGCATCCATCTGCACGGCCAGGCTCACCAGCTTGTGGTAGTGAGCCGCCGATAGGTACGCCGGGGCACCTTTGGCAAAGTGCTTCGCCGCGGCCAGATGAACCGTGGCGAATTTGGCGTCTTCCTCGCCGAGCTGGTCGAGCTTCTCCGGGTCGAGATATCCGACCAATTCGGCGTACTTAGGCACGCGTACGTGCTTGTCCGAGGTCAGTTGCCCGGCCGCGTTGGCTTGCTCGATATGGAAGTCGAGGGCATCGACCTTGCCTTGGTTCGCATTGGCGAGCGGTTGCAAGAACGGTCGAGATCCCGAGCCGCTTGATTTGGCGGCTTGGGCCGAAGCCGCCACAACCGGCGGCGTGGGTTGCGTGTTTTCTGTTGTCATCGCGTCGATTTCCTACAAGTAGGGTTTGAGGTGAATTAAATGAGCTGGTGTTACGGCACGGAAATTTCGACCAGCTCGGGCTCGACTAGCGTTCCGCTGTCTTCGTAGTCGGTCGGCTTGAGCACGATATTGGCCACCATGCCGTCGGTTAACGGCTCGTCTCGCGAGCAGTCGAAGCACTCGCAGTAGGCCTTGAAGCCGCGTGCTCCGTCTTCGGTGATGTCGCCGTCCATGGCCGCGTATTGCACGGCCGTACCAGCGGCGAACGAATCGAGGAACGCCGCGTACTCGGCGTCCGCACCATTGGCACCGCGCTTCACGCGGTACCCGAATTCAATCGAGCCCTCCTTCAGTGTCCCTTTCAAAAGCTTCCAGTTGCTTTCTCGGCGTGACACGTCGGCCTCACCCTTGGTAAGGGGCGTGCTGAGATCGATTACCCGTTTCACTTCCGCCCAAATGGGCGTGTCGTTGGTGCCTGAGTTGCGGTACAGCTTTCCCTGGTTTCCGGTTCCGGACATATCGGCGGTTCCTCTTTTTGCGTGGTCGGTCGATTGGTAAAGCCTTCGGGCCGGTCGGCGGTGGCCCTTGGGCGGCTAGTTGGTGTCGATGTCTCGCAGGTAGGACAATCGCAAAACGGCGCGGTACTCCCGCTCGGCTAAGGCTTCAAAGCTGAGAACAGGGTCGCGTGCAATTTCGGTAAGCTGGCCACCGGCCAGGTATTGAAGGTCGTCGTACCGCAGGTAGTCCTCGATTTGTTGGGACAACAAAGCCAGGTTGTCGAGCTGGTCGAGGTTGCCCGCGCTCGAGGTGATTTTCTGCTGAATGGCAACGCCGATGGTGTGCTGTTCATTCCAGACCCAACGTGCCGCCGGCCGCGATGGCTTGGCCAGTGGTGCCACCGATACCCGCAGTGTCTGTAGGCCGGGAACGTCGAAGCGCACCAGGTGGTGCCTGGTCGCGTCGAACGATTCGCCGAACGTGCCGCCGGCTGCGCTGTTGAGGGCGTCCTTGATTGCTTCTGCAATCGCGTGCTCGCCGCTCAAAGTGGCGTCCGCAGCTGGCGGCACAAGCTCGGCAAATTCGGTCTCGAGTTCGCGGTGGTAAGTTGCTCGGATAAGTGCTCGGTACTTACCCTTCATCAGGTCCTCGGATTCGGCTACCGGGTTTCGGTCTACGTCAACCATCACGCCGCCGGCCAGCTCCCGCAGCTCGTCACGCTGCAGGAACGTTTCGATGCGTTCGGAAAGCTCGGCCAGCTCGTCTAGTTGGGCGGTGTGGTCGTTGCCTTCGAGCTTCTTTAGCACTTCTACGCCGATGGTGTGTTCTTCATTCCATACGCCACGGGCAACCGGCCGCGATGGCTTGGCGATCGGGGCTACCGATACCCGCAGCGTCGAAAGCTCGGGGGTCGTATAGCGCACCAGGTGGCCGCGTTTGGCTTCGAATTCAAGCGGGAACGTTCCTGCAGTGGCACCGTTTAACGCGTCGGCGATCGCCGCGGCCAGCACGTGTTCGCGTGGCAGAGTTGGCAGCACGCGAAACGAACCGTCGAAAATGCCGGTTAACCAGGCGGCCCGGTCCTTTCGGTCGATAAACCCGTCGACTACACCAAAGAGACGCATTTAGGTTGCCTCCCCTTGGGTCTGCACGCCGCCGGCTTCCGTGGTCAATTGCGTGGTGGCAACTGTCACGCCGTCTCCCTGGTAGGTAATGAGTTCTCCCGTTTCGCTATTGAGCGTCGACTTGCCAAAGAATCGATAGAAGAACTGGCCAAAGGCACCCACAAACGTGGTCGCTTTCCCAGTCGGCCGTTGTAGTGGGATAAGGTCCAGACCGGTGATAGCGAGCTGGTAACCGGTTTTGGTGCTGTTTAGGTCGATTTCTTGGCGTATCTCTACGGCCGTTGGCGGAGTGCCGGCGTAAGCGTTGTCTGTGCCTCGCATGTCATCGTTGGCCGTGCACTGGTCGACCAGGGTTACACGTGCCACGGTATCGGTTGCCGGGTTGAATGAGCTGTAGCCCGAGCCGTCATCCTGGCTAGTGCCAAGAAGGTAGTCGGCCGTTGGCAACTTGTTGTGAATCGCGTTAAGCTTCGTGCGATCCGCGGTCGTGAAGTCGACGGCCGTTGTATCCATCACGATGGTTGCCCGGTTGTAAACTCGCGTTTGTCCCCCTTCGACCACGGTTACAGTTAACGTGATTTGCTCCATGGCGTGGCTATCGTCGACGGTATAGGTAAAGCTATACCTGCCAGTGCCTTCAAGGGTGACCACGCCAAGGTTTGCGTCTCGGCTTGTCCCTGTCTGATTGGCCGCCGCAACCGTTGGTGTCGAATCGGGGGCTTCCATGTCGCCTGTGGAATCGTAGAGGTTCACCCACACCTTATACGCCAGTGCACCTTCTCCGGTGTCTGGCCTTTCCATCACGCGTGGCAGGACGATATCGACCCGTGTGTTGAATTGGAGGTCTTCAATAAAGGCTTGCAGAGCGGCGACGGCCGTGTTGAGCTGGTCGGCCGTCGCCAGTGCCGCGGCGGTCAGAGCATCGGCGGCGGCCGTTTGCGCGTTGGCCTGGCTTAGATCGTTCAATTCCTGAACGCGTTTCGTGGTGGTATAAAGCGAGACGCCCCCCGGGACAACGTCGGTGCCAGCCCATGAAAGGCCGATTAGGTCCGCGTTCGTCTCCGCCTGAGTGAATGGGTAGTACCACTGGCCATTGCCGCGATGTGCGGCCGTGCCGCCCGCGGCGGCCTGGCTTCCATTGTCTTTCGAAACGTAGAAACTAACGCCGCTGGTTTTCGCGGCTCCGTCGGTTCCTGCCACGGTCACCAGCACGCCTTGGCCATCGGTGTTCTTCTTGATTTCACTCATTAGACGCCGGCTCCGATGATTTGAGGGGAACGATAGAGGCTTGCGGCCGGAGCACTTGGTGCCGGTGCAATTGCAATGGAAAACTTGGTCTTCGTTAGAAAACCGCCCGTGATAATTGCCCCCGTCTGAGCGCTTCCAGAAGCAACGGGCAGAGCGTAGGTGGACATGCTGGCAAACCCTCCGCTTAAATCGGTTTGCTCGACCCCCTTGTTAGACGTTGTCGGCCCTTGGCTATGCTGAGCACACGCACAGCCCCATATAAAGAGGCTGTCGGGTGCGGGTGGCGTGATGGTAAGGCAGTCATAAGGTGCCGCTGAATCTTTGTCCCAGGTGTGCGAGATCGACAAAGGATTAGCGGCTCCGCTGATTCGGTGCACGGAAGCAACGCCATACATGAACGGATTGCCAAGCGTGAAGGTAAAGTCGCTTGCGACCGTGTCTGAAGCGTCGGCAAACTTGTACCAGATACAGTGGAAGTCATTTGGACCGGAGTATATGACGGTCAACCATCCGGCCGGCGGTGCCACACTACTAAACAATCGAGCAGACAGAATCCCAAGCAGTAAGTCGCCCACCTGAATTCCAGAAGGCGCAGGAACAACGATGGTTGTTGCGTCATTGGTAGCCACTTCGGCGATTGTGGCGGATTCTGGTACGGGTGATGCCATCCGTTACTCACTCGCTTGTTCGTCAACTATTAGGGTATGAATTCGCCAGGCGGTGCGGAAACGGTCGGTGTAGCGGTAGCCACGTTCCGGTGGCAATGGTGTAACTTCGTAGACTACGGTGTTAACGCCGTCGTCTATCGTGATTCGATCGCCCTCGGCCGGTTCCACGGGGCCGCTTCCGAGGTCGTAATCTGCGGGCCAAACAATGAAGTCTTCCCGTGCCTCGTCATCCGTGAAGGCATCGCCAGCGGAAACAAACTGCGTAACGCTGCGGCCTCGTCCTACCTTGATTGGGTCCGAAGTCGTCCCACCTCGCGAAATGGTAACGGTGGTGGACGTTGCGGCGATCGCCAGGCGAACGGCTTGCCGAGCCATGTTGGCTAGTAAGTTCTGCATTGGCCGCCTCACTTGAAAAGGTGTGCACTTGCGCCCGGCGGCCGGAGCCGCGGGGCGCGAAGTGCCCAAGGAATCGACTGGCTTAGAAAACTAAGCGAGTCGTCATGCTTTTAGCGGCGGCACTTCCGGCCCCGCTCTTAACGGCCTTCACGCGAACGTACGGGTTAACGTCAAGAGGTAGACGCACCTGCTTTGTCTGCGCGGCGGCCCCGGCACCACCAGCACCGGTTTGCGTGATTACGTTTCCATAGAGCAGGGCTTCGTTCGAGTAGTCCGAGGCCGTCGCGTGGTAAACGTGGTAGATCATCGTCTGCGAGTCGGGCAACTCTCCGGTAGTCAGGACCGGGGCCTCGATTTCCAACTCGCACTGGGCGGTGAAGTCGCCACGCGACCCGTGGCCGAGGTTGAAACCATCGCCCGCAACGGTCGTGGCACTGGCCGGCAAGGCCTTGGTGTTTTCGAGGCTCTTATCCTTCGTGCTGAGGGCCATTCCGATGCCAAGGCCGAGCAGCGAAACCAACGCGACCAGCTCGGCGGCCACGTTAACGGGTTGGTTCAAAGCTTCCACGTGCGAAACGTTCGAGTCGGCCACGGTAGCGGCAACCAGGCAGGTAGGCATCAGGCAGAGGGCGATGGCAACCAGTGCCAGGCCGAGAGCGAAAATATAGTTGTTTGGAGACATGGTTCACTTCCAGTTTGAGAGCGGGTTTGTTCGAGATTGGCAGAGACAAAAGGGGGCCGCGGCATTCGTCGCCGCGGCCAGGTCATTCAATCGGGCGAAGGTCGGCCGATTAGACGCTTAGCGGTTCGGTGTTGGTGATACCGTCGGTCGGAATAATCGGGATGCCTTCGTAGCTGGTCGGCGTCGGAGCTTCCGCACCGGTTGCGTTGGTTGCGGTTCGCGAAGCTCGGAGCTGCTCGATACTTCGCGGCGTGGCAAAGATACACGTCGGTCGACGTTTGCGATTGCTAATGAACGTGGAAAGCCCCTTGCCGAGCAGAGCGTCGGTCAGGCCTTTTCCGGTGTCTGCGGTCAGCTTCTTGATTCGCAAGCAGCTATAGCGGTGGGCGACCTGCAAGCCAGGGTAGAACAGCAGGTTCTGCACGTACCCGGTGTACTTCTTCGTCGGGTCATCCTTGTCCGTCAGCGTTTCCTCGCGAACTTCGCCCATGTCAAACTCGCCGTCACGGCCGATCGCATGGCGAACGTCTTGCACGCCCCAGCGGACGAACCACACGCTGCTACCGGTATCGGCCGTGGTGCCTCCGGCATCGATCACCATGTTGGCGTCGACCGATTGCAAGAGGC
Above is a window of Blastopirellula marina DNA encoding:
- a CDS encoding major capsid protein, which encodes MPNLLQIAKLNMGDGGAGIIEEASQMHPEISGMHPWSGETIPGVADSRTVTGLTFSTLVRTSVPKGGSFRGINQGVAAVSSGFENRIYSTKTFDKRFECDKAAADRYEDGWQAYLAIEASGIMEGGIQDLGKQFYYGTHATLGDAEGFPGLLQSVDANMVIDAGGTTADTGSSVWFVRWGVQDVRHAIGRDGEFDMGEVREETLTDKDDPTKKYTGYVQNLLFYPGLQVAHRYSCLRIKKLTADTGKGLTDALLGKGLSTFISNRKRRPTCIFATPRSIEQLRASRTATNATGAEAPTPTSYEGIPIIPTDGITNTEPLSV